A single window of Priestia filamentosa DNA harbors:
- a CDS encoding YlxQ family RNA-binding protein, which translates to MNQEQWQSFLGLANRARKVISGEELVIKDVRRNAISLVILSRDASANTAKKVMDKCSYYSVPVKLVEDRFLLGKAIGKDSRVVVGITDAGFAKKMKTLLD; encoded by the coding sequence TTGAATCAAGAACAATGGCAATCATTTTTAGGGTTAGCTAATCGAGCGCGAAAAGTAATTTCTGGTGAAGAGCTTGTAATTAAAGACGTGCGCAGAAATGCAATTAGTCTTGTTATATTATCTCGCGATGCATCAGCAAACACCGCAAAGAAAGTTATGGACAAATGCAGCTACTATAGCGTTCCAGTCAAGCTTGTTGAGGACCGGTTCCTCTTAGGAAAAGCAATTGGGAAAGATAGCCGCGTTGTTGTTGGCATAACAGATGCTGGGTTTGCGAAAAAGATGAAAACGCTGCTTGATTAA
- the rnpM gene encoding RNase P modulator RnpM, with amino-acid sequence MSSNKRKVPMRKCVATQTMLPKKELVRVVRTTEGNVELDVTGKKNGRGAYISKDEDAVLLAQKKNLLGTHLKAEVPEEVYSELLELAQKEKRS; translated from the coding sequence ATGTCTAGTAATAAAAGAAAAGTACCAATGAGAAAATGCGTAGCAACGCAAACAATGCTTCCAAAAAAAGAGCTCGTTCGAGTTGTAAGAACAACGGAAGGAAACGTAGAGCTTGATGTAACAGGCAAAAAAAACGGGCGTGGCGCTTACATTTCAAAAGATGAAGATGCTGTGTTATTAGCTCAAAAGAAAAATTTGCTTGGTACACATCTAAAAGCTGAAGTACCTGAGGAAGTTTACAGCGAACTATTAGAGCTTGCTCAAAAGGAGAAGCGCAGTTGA
- the nusA gene encoding transcription termination factor NusA: MSIDLLDALEVLEKEKGISKNVIIEAIEAALISAYKRNFNQAQNVRVDLNLEKGTMRVFARKDVVDAVFDPRLEISLEEAKQVNPNFEIDDVVEMEVTPKDFGRIAAQTAKQVVTQRVREAERGVIYSEFIDREEDIMTGIVQRQDSRFIYVSLGKIEALLPVNEQMPNEQYHPHDRIKVYVTKVERTTKGPQIYVSRTHPGLLKRLFEKEVPEIYDGAVEIRSVAREAGDRSKISVHAEYDEIDPVGSCVGPKGQRVQAVVNELKGEKIDIVRWSEDPVEFVANALSPAKVLEVLVNEGDKATTVIVPDYQLSLAIGKRGQNARLAAKLTNWKIDIKSQSEAEAEGILVTKEEPSSPEAFDLDHSEME; the protein is encoded by the coding sequence ATGAGTATCGATCTATTAGATGCTTTAGAAGTTCTTGAAAAAGAAAAAGGTATTAGTAAAAATGTGATTATTGAGGCAATTGAAGCCGCATTAATTTCAGCTTATAAACGAAATTTCAACCAAGCTCAAAACGTGCGTGTTGATTTAAACCTTGAAAAAGGAACAATGCGCGTTTTTGCTCGTAAAGACGTTGTAGACGCAGTTTTTGATCCACGTCTTGAGATTTCACTTGAAGAAGCAAAACAAGTAAATCCAAACTTCGAAATTGACGATGTTGTAGAAATGGAAGTAACGCCAAAAGACTTTGGACGCATCGCAGCTCAAACAGCGAAACAAGTCGTAACACAGCGCGTGCGTGAAGCAGAGCGTGGCGTTATTTATTCTGAATTCATTGACCGTGAAGAAGATATTATGACGGGAATTGTACAGCGCCAAGATTCTCGCTTTATTTATGTAAGCTTAGGTAAAATTGAAGCTCTTCTTCCTGTAAATGAACAAATGCCGAACGAGCAATATCATCCACATGATCGTATTAAAGTATACGTAACAAAAGTGGAGCGTACAACAAAAGGTCCACAAATTTATGTGTCTCGTACACATCCAGGTCTCTTAAAACGCCTGTTTGAAAAAGAAGTGCCTGAAATTTATGATGGTGCTGTTGAAATTCGCTCAGTTGCGCGTGAAGCTGGAGATCGTTCAAAAATCTCTGTTCATGCTGAGTATGATGAAATCGATCCAGTTGGCTCATGTGTAGGTCCAAAAGGGCAGCGTGTACAAGCAGTTGTAAACGAATTAAAAGGCGAAAAAATTGATATTGTTCGCTGGTCAGAAGATCCAGTGGAATTTGTAGCAAACGCACTAAGTCCTGCTAAAGTGCTTGAAGTTCTTGTGAATGAAGGCGACAAAGCAACAACGGTCATTGTACCGGATTATCAGCTTTCTTTAGCAATTGGAAAACGCGGGCAAAATGCTCGTTTAGCAGCGAAGCTAACAAACTGGAAAATCGATATTAAGAGCCAATCAGAAGCAGAAGCTGAAGGCATTTTAGTAACAAAAGAGGAGCCATCTTCTCCAGAAGCATTTGACTTAGACCATTCTGAGATGGAATAA